The following coding sequences are from one Oncorhynchus kisutch isolate 150728-3 linkage group LG23, Okis_V2, whole genome shotgun sequence window:
- the cldn5b gene encoding claudin-5b: MLSACLEFLGMGLCLLGSLLVMIACGLPMWKVTAFIDMNIVVAQTNWDGLWMSCVVQSTGQMQCKMHDSVLALSHDLQTARALTVIAAVLGVAGLVVTIAGAQCTNCIKTELVKAKVVHAGGVVYIISGLLVLVPLCWMANNIIVDFYNPDVSSSKKREIGAAIYIGWAATALLLLGGTMLCCSCPQRGKSAYPTKTISANGDFDKRHYV, encoded by the coding sequence ATGCTCTCTGCTTGTCTGGAGTTCCTGGGGATGGGGTTGTGCCTACTGGGCTCGCTCCTGGTCATGATCGCGTGCGGGCTGCCCATGTGGAAGGTGACGGCGTTCATCGATATGAATATCGTGGTCGCGCAGACCAACTGGGACGGGCTCTGGATGTCATGCGTGGTGCAGAGCACCGGCCAGATGCAGTGCAAGATGCACGACTCGGTGCTGGCGCTCAGCCATGACCTGCAGACAGCGCGCGCCCTCACGGTGATCGCGGCGGTTCTTGGGGTGGCGGGGCTGGTGGTGACTATTGCCGGGGCGCAGTGCACTAACTGTATCAAGACCGAATTGGTGAAAGCAAAAGTGGTGCACGCCGGCGGGGTGGTCTACATAATCAGCGGTCTATTGGTATTGGTTCCCCTCTGTTGGATGGCCAATAACATCATAGTAGACTTTTACAACCCAGATGTGTCCTCGTCCAAGAAGAGGGAGATAGGAGCGGCCATCTATATCGGCTGGGCCGCCACAGCCCTGCTCCTTCTGGGGGGAACCATGCTGTGCTGCTCCTGTCCCCAGCGAGGCAAGAGTGCCTATCCCACCAAGACCATCTCGGCCAACGGAGACTTCGACAAGAGACATTATGTGTAG